In a genomic window of Myotis daubentonii chromosome X, mMyoDau2.1, whole genome shotgun sequence:
- the ARMCX5 gene encoding LOW QUALITY PROTEIN: armadillo repeat-containing X-linked protein 5 (The sequence of the model RefSeq protein was modified relative to this genomic sequence to represent the inferred CDS: inserted 2 bases in 1 codon) — MMSGPADTIAKAKIQAEAERKRGPVSQAKAGDGAVSRTEKVTYXAMAMAKEVSKMEAKIQTRVMAETKAKSLAEPRIVPQNNSKAMPTSRFSAVHKYEVKADAGSEANIRSFSKVDNKADIGSRPLRRKEASTKFRAGDRAGIIESNDEDEENVCSWFWTGEEPSLGSWFWPEEENPYQVYKPPPPKIEEKPKSTPKPELTIKQKAAAWSRARYSVLVPIDGGEPSLPPEGNWTLVATLIETPLGIRPLTKIPLFDDGPYFQTLAEIKEQIRYREKYGPHPKNCRCKSRVFSLEPKEFDKLVALLKLTRDPFIHGIARMIMGISPAYPFTQDIVHDVGITVMIENLVNNPNVKEHRRALNKVDDNSESSEEAKTGESYVNEVCKDIISYPLNSPVQLAELKLLEHLSVKFENHHMIANYIPDLLTLLNNGNVKTKFYVLKVFSRLSKNQANTRELISAKVLSSLVAPFNKNESKANILNIIEIFENINFQFKKKVKLFTKEEFTKSELISIFQEAKQFGQKLQDLAEHSDPEVRDKVIRLILKL; from the exons ATGATGAGTGGTCCTGCCGACACTATAGCCAAGGCTAAAATCCAGGCTGAGGCAGAACGGAAAAGAGGACCAGTATCCCAGGCCAAGGCTGGGGATGGAGCAGTGTCCAGGACAGAGAAAGTGACCTA GGCCATGGCTATGGCAAAGGAAGTGAGCAAGATGGAAGCAAAGATTCAGACTAGAGTCATGGCTGAAACTAAGGCAAAATCCCTGGCAGAACCTCGTATAGTGCCCCAAAACAATTCAAAAGCCATGCCTACATCCAGGTTCAGTGCTGTGCACAAGTATGAAGTCAAGGCTGATGCTGGAAGTGAAGCCAATATCAGGTCCTTTTCCAAGGTGGATAATAAGGCCGATATTGGATCCAGGCCCCTAAGAAGGAAAGAGGCCAGCACCAAGTTCAGGGCTGGGGACAGAGCTGGTATAATCGAGTCCAATGATGAGGATGAAGAAAATGTCTGCTCCTGGTTCTGGACTGGAGAAGAACCTAGTTTAGGATCCTGGTTCTGGCCTGAAGAAGAGAACCCTTATCAAGTTTATAAACCTCCACCACCTAAGATTGAGGAAAAGCCCAAGTCCACACCCAAACCTGAACTTACTATAAAGCAAAAAGCAGCAGCATGGTCAAGGGCCAGGTATAGTGTCCTAGTCCCAATAGATGGAGGGGAACCATCCTTGCCTCCAGAAGGGAATTGGACTCTGGTTGCGACCTTGATTGAAACTCCTCTGGGTATTCGGCCTCTGACCAAGATCCCACTCTTTGATGATGGGCCTTACTTCCAGACCTTAGCTGAGATCAAAGAACAGATTAGGTATAGGGAAAAGTATGGGCCCCATCCAAAAAACTGCCGCTGCAAATCACGTGTCTTCAGTTTAGAGCCTAAAGAGTTTGATAAACTTGTTGCCCTACTTAAGTTAACTAGGGATCCTTTCATTCATGGAATAGCAAGGATGATAATGGGCATCAGTCCTGCTTATCCATTTACCCAAGATATAGTTCATGATGTAGGAATTACTGTTATGATTGAAAACCTGGTCAATAATCCCAATGTTAAAGAACACCGTAGAGCTTTAAATAAAGTGGATGACAACTCTGAATCTTCTGAAGAAGCAAAAACAGGAGAGTCATATGTAAATGAAGTTTGTAAGGACataatctcttatcctttgaacTCCCCTGTGCAACTTGCTGAACTAAAATTATTGGAGCACTTGAGTGTGAAATTTGAGAATCACCATATGATTGCCAATTATATTCCAGATCTCCTCACCTTGTTAAACAATGGAAATGTCAAAAccaaattttatgttttaaaagtgttttcGCGCTTGTCTAAAAATCAAGCCAATACAAGAGAACTGATCAGTGCCAAAGTACTGTCATCATTGGTTGCACCCTTTAACAAGAATGAGTCAAAGGCCAATATTCTTAATATTATTGAAATTTTTGAGAATATAAATTTCCAATTCAAAAAGAAGGTGAAGTTATTTACCAAGGAAGAGTTCACTAAATCTGAACTTATTTCCATATTCCAGGAAGCAAAACAGTTTGGTCAGAAACTCCAAGACTTAGCAGAGCACAGTGATCCTGAGGTGAGAGATAAAGTTATACGATTAATACTCAAACTCTGA
- the LOC132223501 gene encoding LOW QUALITY PROTEIN: nuclear RNA export factor 2-like (The sequence of the model RefSeq protein was modified relative to this genomic sequence to represent the inferred CDS: inserted 1 base in 1 codon): MWENKGWDFSIILGKLHYEYGSYEHQPXHLQEDDGNKAMRGSQKDPSNMTIKAYQNRTPERQMENRQDGNLGDWFKVTVPYGIKYDKTWLMNSIQSHCSVPFTPVDFHYVKHLAQFFVQDASAASALKDINNKIFDEENQKIPIFVNTSAVPYSMSNKLEPEKMEQLKLTISKRYDVSQKVLDLYKLRFDPDLLGHDIIIILNRRNCMAAILQTIKKNIPELLSLNLCKNKLCQLDGLSDIIQIAPTIKTLNLSKNELKSAKELDKIKGLKLEELWLQGNPLCNTFPNQPTYISAIRKYFPNLLRLDGQDLPPPTVTGIVNMDIIKPCKESFKGPETLKNLVFQFLLHYYLIYDSEDRESLLSAYHEEACFSLTVPFNSEDPALSNLCEYLKDNRNMKNVKDSDLRFQLLKHTKCEIVNSLCVFPKTQHDLNSYVVDLWAHTEIMLCFSVSGVFKEVEGKSQGSVHAFTRTFILSSGTNSSMCIVNDILTVGNARTEETQSAFSIPVPTPTFSSLSTLSQEQQEMVQIFSIQSGISLQWSQKCLQDNEWNYIKAAQVFTTLKTQGKIPEEAFKQTS; encoded by the exons ATGTG GGAAAATAAAGGTTGGGATTTTTCCATCATTTTGGGGAAACTTCATTATGAATATGGTAGTTATGAGCATCAAC TTCACCTTCAGGAGGATGATGGAAACAAGGCAATGAGGGGTTCCCAGAAGGACCCCTCAAATATGACA ATTAAAGCATACCAAAATAGAACTccagaaagacaaatggaaaacagaCAGGATGGAAACCTTGGGGACTGGTTCAAGGTCACA GTCCCTTATGGGATAAAATATGACAAGACATGGCTAATGAATTCAATCCAAAGCCATTGCAGTGTCCCCTTCACTCCAGTGGAT TTCCACTATGTTAAACACCTGGCCCAGTTCTTTGTCCAGGATGCTAGTGCTGCCTCTGCATTGAAGGACATAAACAACAAGATTTTTGATGAGGAGAACCAAAAG ATACCTATCTTTGTTAATACTTCTGCTGTACCCTACTCTATGAGCAATAAATTGGAGCCAGAAAAAATGGAACAGCTAAAG CTGACCATAAGCAAACGATATGACGTTTCCCAGAAAGTTCTTGACCTTTATAAGCTCCGCTTTGACCCAG ACTTACTGGGCCATGATATTATTATAATCCTGAATCGAAGAAACTGCATGGCTGCCATCCTGCAGACCATCAAAAAGAATATCCCTGAG CTGTTGTCCTTGAACTTATGTAAGAACAAACTGTGCCAGCTGGATGGCCTGTCCGATATTATACAGATTGCCCCCACAATCAAGACCCTGAACCTTTCAAAAAATGAG CTAAAGTCAGCCAAGGAGTTGGACAAGATAAAAGGGCTGAAGCTTGAAGAGCTGTGGCTGCAAGGGAACCCCTTGTGCAATACCTTCCCAAACCAGCCCACTTACATAAG CGCCATCAGGAAATATTTCCCCAACTTGTTACGCTTG GATGGCCAGGATTTACCTCCACCAACTGTAACTGGCATTGTAAACATGGACATAATAAAACCCTGTAAG GAAAGCTTTAAAGGACCTGAGACCCTGAAGAATCTAGTCTTTCAATTCCTGCTTCA CTATTACTTGATTTATGATTCTGAAGACCGAGAGAGTCTCCTCAGCGCTTACCACGAGGAGGCCTGCTTCTCCCTGACTGTTCCCTTCAACTCTGAAGACCCAGCCCT aaGCAACTTGTGCGAGTACTTAAAAGATAACAGGAATATGAAGAACGTCAAGGATTCTG accTGCGGTTTCAGCTACTGAAGCATACAAAGTGTGAGATTGTGAACTCCCTCTGTGTGTTCCCCAAAACTCAGCATGACCTTAACTCCTATGTGGTAGACCTGTGGGCCCACACG GAAATTATGCTCTGTTTTTCTGTCAGTGGGGTTTTCAAGGAAG TGGAAGGAAAGTCTCAAGGTTCTGTCCATGCCTTCACCCGGACCTTCATCTTGTCTTCTGGCACCAATTCCAG TATGTGCATCGTGAATGATATATTGACTGTGGGGAATGCCAGGACAGAAGAAACCCAGAGTGCATTCTCCATTCCAGTACCTACACCCACCTTCAGCTCCCTATCTACCCTCTCCCAGGAGCAGCAAGAAATGGTGCAGATTTTCTCCATCCAGTCTGGGATAAGCCTCCAGTGGTCTCAGAA GTGCCTTCAGGACAATGAGTGGAACTACATCAAAGCTGCTCAGGTATTCACTACGCTCAAG ACCCAGGGCAAGATCCCAGAAGAGGCCTTCAAACAAACCTCTTAA